aaaagctcaacaacgattttttagcagaatctaaatatttgctgCTGTTCCAATTCTAGATATAGATTCTgctaaaaaatcgttgttgagctttttgtgtcgcttttgtttgatcggatCAGTTTTGAACCGTTGTTCACAAAATTAATAAGGTTCACATGGCAATTTCAAAAtagtttttgaaaaactttgtACATACTTTGatttgcattttcaaaacaaacattagagggtaaaaattttttttgtgatttttttatatttcttataTAACTCTTACAAAACTTATAAAaccttaaaataatttataaaaacactttttaaaaatccttcaaaaatgtatttctttaTAACCTATGtagaatatgttatttatattttgaacgatttttaaatgcgttagttagcacataaaacctgtttttcgaagtgtctttatagttatggtacgaccataaatttgtttttcgtcATAAGTCTTGtaaaaatttgttaaaaaaatatgaaaaaaatatacgaagatgtgaaatagtattctgcacaactcatacattcactgtttttatgTATCTCTTATGGATTTTccgcaaatcgcgaaaaacgactgtctatatagttgtggtaggcgctgtatatgaattttaatggatttattaatattttagaTTCAGGAATCTATCTATTGGTATGAAGTGACATTGAAGAGCTGAGTGTCAACGTACTCATAATACCCGTTAACGAGCTCCAGCAAATCGGAGGCGTTGATCTATCCCATCAGAAGCTTGCCTATGAACACACATTGCGCTACTTCGTGCCTATGAAGTGATGGTAACCCTTGTAACAAAAAACGTGATTATGATAGTCAAGTCTGCCAGTAACATCACGAGAAAAGATGCGCAAAACCAGCCATGTCAGGTGCAGTTGCACAGACtctaatttatttttccaaatGTCCGAGTACGATCACTACAGAACACTATTAATCTTTGGCATGGAACCAACTTGACATACATATAACGTGTTAATAAATATACGGCCTGATAACGGTGTTCGAACGGCAGTCGAATGGACCAGCGGGGCTTCAAATGGAACTTGAACTCGACTCTTTTAAGCTTTTTAACTACACAACACGCCTCAAAATGTTAGAAATCTAATCTTTATGGTCACAAATGTTCAGTTTTCCGTCGTCATCTGCCGTTCGACTTGCCGTTCGAACACCGTGAACGAGCCGATAGGTTCGATAAACTCTATCAAATGCCGAAGAAGATATCCTAGCATGTTGGTAGCTTTTACTTACATTTATTTGTTGTGAGCATTAAATGTCATCTGATGGTGTAGAagagcggtcggcaaagtttGCGGCCGAAAGAGCCAAAATGTTCGTAGAGTTCCACGTGAAGAGCCGTCCACGTGATAGACGAAGAGTCCAATCTATACCCAATCTGTACCGAATAGCGGTATGGTTTGTGGTATGTGCTTGTCCACTGAACCAGCGATGATGTCGACATCTATTTCCCCACATAGTAACCCTGCTATCAATATAGCTTGTGcgttttttcccttccttgCTAGCGTTTCCAATCCTAATAGCGACAAGCGATGGCTATTACTAAGCAAATTGTTTCGGTCTCTcatgtttatttttgataaaaaaagcgTATCGGGAAAATTTTCGTTGAACCGCTTCTAATCTATGCTCTTATATCTCGGCGTCCGGGCACCAGATACTTATATATAGTATAAACTCCGAAGAACATCAAGTTTTATCGAGCAACTTATAGTTCTTATACAAATAACATTACACACATTACACCTAACGCGCAATCTATCTCTCTTTAAACACAGTTGTAGATTCACAGAATTAGAACAACTCTTACACTTCATTGAACTCAAGGCACATACGTGGCATAGGATGACCTAGTACGTTACAATACAATACGGGTGCGTGATGTACGGATATCAAAATTGGACCGTAAAGTACGAGAACGAGCGAACAACATATTTAATAGAGACAAGAAGTACGTGCGGGAATCGATATCACCATTAAAGAGTTTGAATATAAACACCCTAGCTGAGGTATATGAGTCCTAAAATCAGACAGTGTTGAACAAGATTCGGTTTCCTCGCGCTCTATTGAATGAACTGCACTGGCGTTTATGCACACATACTTGTAGGGCGTTGTTGGTGCACCAACAGGTCGTGGTCGTTGTATAAGATCTTCCACAACTGCCACTGTCGCAGGGTTTGTCGGTACCGTTTCGTTGCTTTCGTTCTCACCAACTTCACTACTACTCGTTGCTGTGTCACGCagacttttgttttctttccttttattAGCCATCACTCTTTCGAGCAATACGAATccctgtaaaaaaataatataaattttaCGTCCGTAAGGTGATATTTGCGAGAATGGACAATACACACACGAACATAAATACAGTTATAAACTTATAATCAGCTTGCCCGTTAGATTGCGGATGGTAGGGGACTGTTGTGATGTGTTCGATGCCATTGCGGTCGCAGAATAGTCCGAACTCCTTGCTGGTGAACTGCGTACCGTTGTCCGATACCAACGTTTTCGGGATTCCAAAACGAGCGTAACATGGCTATAGTAGCTTTCGCTGTAATGTTACTGGTACGGATTATTTCGGGCCATTTAGAAAACGAATCTACGACAATTAAGTAATAATCACCGTCTAGTGGGCCCGCAAAATCGACGTGTAAACGTTGCCATGGGCCTGCTGCCCTCGGCCATGGTACCGGAGCGGAATGTGCGGGTGATTTGGCAGCTGCTTGACATGGGTGACATGTCTTCACCCATACCTCGATGTCAGCATCTATTGTAGGCCAATAAAAGAAACTCCTAGCTAACGCTTTCATACGCTGCACTCCTGGATGGCCCTGATGCACCTGCTGAAGACATTTTTGCTGCAGCTTTTTAGGGATTACCACCCTCTCACCGAAAAGAATGCAATTCTCTACGGTTGTTAGTGCATCTTTCCTGGCATTAAAACGCAAGCTCATCGGTAAACGCTGCGTTTCTGGGCCAGCCTTCGCTGATGTAAACTGACACCTTTTTCAGAAGTGGGTCTCGTTTTGTTTCTCTGGCGAGATCAGCAAAGTTCAGCGGTAGTGAATCAAGCGCGCTTATTGCCACCGATTTAATGTCTTCTTCCAAGTTCACGCTTGCTATAACACAGTCTTCGTCTGGCTTGGTGTGCGTGTTAATGAGTCGTGAGAGCAAATCAGCATTTCCGAAATCATCGGTGCGCACGTACTCAATGTTAAAATCGTAGGCCAGCAAAGTAAGTGCGAAACGCTGAAGACGGTTAGCAGTAAATGTTGGGATGCCCTTTTTCGATCCGAATATATGCAGTAGAGGTCGATGATCAGTCTGAAGCGTAAAATGCCTACCAAAAATCATTTTGTGGAACTTTTTTACTGCGTAAATGATCGCTAGTCCCTCTCGATCGATCTGGCTGTACCGACGTTCTGCCTCAGTAAGGGCACGAGAAGCGTGTTGTACTACACGTCTGAGACCATTGGGGTACAGATGGCTTATAGTTGCCCCAAGGCCAATTGATGATGCGTCCGCCGAGATCACAATCTTTTCTTGCGGATCGTAGTGAGCCAATTGTAGGTCTGACGATAAAATCGTCTTAAACTCTCTGAAAACCCGTTTAGATTCTGACGACCAATGAAATGGAGTATTTGCCTTGAGTAAATTTTCCAAAGGATGCCTCAACTTTCTCATGTCTGGTATAAACTTCCCGTAGAAGTTGATTGCACCCAAAAAGGATCTAACACCGGTGACAACTGTTGGTTCAGCAAGATTTTTGATAACCTGGATTTTTGCGGGATCAGGCCTTAGTCCACGACGATCAATTACGTGTCCGAGATATGTTATTTGCTGCATTTTAAATGCGCATTTATCAACACGAATCGTGAATCCAAAGTCTTTAATGCGTTGGAATACTTTGGCTAAAATCTCGTCGTGCTCTTTTTCTGAAGTGCCCCCGACTATAATGTCATCTGGGTATCCAGAAATGTTATTTAGACCGGCTAACATTTTGTCCATGATCATCTGGAACGCAGCTGGAGCGACCTTAACTCCTGGTGGAAGGCGGTTATAATGATATAACCCGCGATGCGTATTTATTGTAAGCAGTGGGCGGTACTGCGGCTCGACTTCCACTTGCAGAAAAGCATCGGTTAGGTCTATCTTGCTGAAAATTATTGAATTGGTCAACTTGGAAAATATGTCATCCGGTAAAGGCAACGGGTAATCATTTGGCTGTAGCGCATCGTTGAGGCCAGTGGAGTAATCTCCACATATGCGAATGGCaccatttgctttttttactaCAACGACCGGTGCAGCCCATTTTGAAAACTTCACTGGAGTTATTACTCCTATGGCTTGAAGTCGATCTAGCTCTCGGTCTACTGCTTCTTGTACGGCGTAAGCCCCTGGTCGTTTAGGGCGAAACACAGGGCGACTATTTTCTTTTATAGCAAAAGAGACGTTTCCTTTCTTACAAAGTCCGGTTCCTTGGAATACTTTAGGAAAACGTTCTTGCCACGTTCTTTGCGACGTGAATTTAGTACCTCGTACTAGGCAGCAGAAATTATCTATTGGTAAAGATCAAAGAGCAAAAAGATCGATGAGGTCAGCACCTAAAAGCATTAAACGTGTCGGGGAAACAGTAATTGTAGCTTCTTTGGTCTGATTGCCTACACTGGCTTTGCATACAAATTCCCCGTCTAGTGCCAAATTAGTGCCAGAAGCTGATCGTGCAACCACTGCTGGTGGTGATAATGTCGGACTGCCAATCTTTTTCCAAGCTTCACGGTCAATGACTGTGATGTCAGATGCCGTATCAAGCTGCAGACGGACGGACGTGCCATTCATTGCAATAGTGACATATCTGCGGCGTTTCTGAACACTATGCACGTTCACCGTAACTACTCTGGTCTGCGTTTTGCCTTGCTTTTTATATTTCGGCTTATTATACTTCTGGCGATTTGCTGTTTTGCAGAAACCCTCTTTGTGTCCCGTTCTGCAACAGATCGTACACTGGTGCGCTTGATATCTGCAGTCACGCACCCAGTGTGTACCTCCGCAGAGCCAACATGGTTTGCTGGGATTCGCTTTTGAGGCATTTGGAAACTTTTTCTGAGGGTAGGGCGTTTTCAGGTTCACTGCCAAAACTCGATCATTTCCCGGTGTCTCGATCATCGCactatctttttttaaatttcccaATCTACTGCATTCGGCGGCTAGCTGTTGCAACGTCATGCTATGGTCCTCTATTTTTGCCAGCAAGCGCGTTCGTATGTCTGCATCAGTCTCGTCCTTCATACCACAGACGAATAGCAAGCACTTGAAGTCCTCCTCGTTGAGCTTGCCGAGCTCGAATTCAACGGCCGCCTTGTTGATTCGACAGGCATAACTTAGATGGTCTTCGTTCCGCTTCTTCACTAACTGCAGGCATCTGAATCGCTTACTCAGCAGCGATTCCTGGTAGTCGTAGAGGGTTGACAGCTTTTCCACCGTTTGCTCGAGCGAAAAATCGGATGGGCGGCTTGGCAGGATGAAACTCAAATAACGGTCATGCTCGGCAGCTCCCAGTTTCCGCAGCAATAACCGGACTTTCGCAGCATCGTCGATCCTAGCAGCATCTTTCTGGAACAAATCTACGTAGCGTGAGTACCAGTTTTTGAACGTGATTCCCGTGTCCGTATCTAACCGGAACTCTGAAATATTTAGAGACAAGGAATCAATTATTTGTTCATGACTCAAACTGGTTGTTGCAGCGCCGTGACTTATAAGGCGTTGCTGCAAAAactcattcttcttcttcttctgttgctGGGCCATTTGCTGTTGAAGCAAATTTAACGTTTTCGGCATCGGGTCATCATGCTGCTCCAGACGTTGCGCCTGCGATGGCGCGGGCGCCTGCGATGGCGCGGGCGCTTGCGATGGCGCTGGAGTGAAAAACGATGGCGCTGGACCTGGCAGCGATGGCGGCGGCGCGAATGCAGTTCCTTCCCGGCGTCCACTATACTGCTCCTGGGTTGGGAAAACTCCTTTCAGCAGGCCGCTTGGATGCGCGGCTTGGACAGGAACGGGAACACGGCCTTGCGACAATCGTCGTTGATCGGCATCTCCAAAAAGGTCACCAGAGTTCACTTCGTCCGTCTCCATCCTTCGACGTTTCCGACGcggtgaagatattttaacacatGCACATACGATACGCGATCACACAATACGAATAAACGAACACGTTAAAAGGTCCCGATTGACACACGAGATAAAATGCACACGTTAAAATTGGGTTGTAAACACGCAAACTAGCGGTATATTATAAAACTTtatcctcgtcgccacttttaCGTCCGTAAGGTGATATATGCGAGAATGGACAATACACACACGAACATAAATACAGTTATAAACTTAACGGATGCTTTATTGCTACCTTATGTACGCCGCGCTGTCCCGATGCGAAGTGTTTTCTGCTCTTCGCGCAGCAGCCGAACGATCCACCCCGACCGATCGCTCTCAGGCGCTCACTGCTCGTCAACTGCAGTAAGAGCGGCTTACTGCAGAGAGAGCACGCGAGCAGCTGGCTGCATTCTTTCATctaacaataaataatttatattcaACAAGCTCTGCTTCTAATGACGCCCTTCGGTCCTGGAAGTTTGATCTTATCAACCATGTTTTCCCCCAGAATCTGCTTTTAGTACGTTTCGGGGTTTCATATCCCGGGAGTTGCTGATTGGATCCTTTGCAAACACTTTCGCTTCTGTAGGTCCTACGATGGAGCTGCGGAGATTTGCCATGAGCACAAGTGCACCGTGCTACCATCACCATAACCAGTACCAGGATGACCACTTCGTTCGGTGTGAAATATCATTGAAGGCTACAGAAAAGGCATGTCCAGAAGTGCTCTGGACAGCCTTCAGATTCTCTACAGTACATTCAGCGCCATTTTGCTCGTTGTGGACCTAAAATATCAGTCAATTGAAAAAAGTattagttttatgttttacgtacttaaatttacatttctaAAACATTACCAGCTCAGCATTATCTGTGGTCGAAGATTTTGAGAAAACAACATACAGCCAACATACTGCAAAGAATGGAAAGTATGATAAAATAAGAattccatttcctttttttcttgaatCGTGGAGAATGTCGCTATCGACAATACATTTTACTTACCTAGTTTAATTTTAtagagtttttttaaatgcatatAAAAATACGAAAATGAATGCATCGAACAACTGCAACCACCGGAGGTTTGGATCCGCTAAGAAGTGGCGTATACATAATTTCGTGTTGGAGTGATTCAAATGTTTTCCATCGTTGATTAATACCTAGGACGACCCCCAGTTTTTGGTAtaatgcaaataaacaaattgatttttttttatttcttcgtaATTGGAGAGTGCTGCTCATCTACATCATGTTGCATCGATCGGAAGAGATGCAAGTCAGAATGATGATGTTGACTTCGTAAGGATTCGTAAGGAAATCACCGTCATCAGGACGGTTTCAGTATTTGCCAGTGCTAACTCCAGACCATGGTGTTACATCCATCGTTGTTCCTGGTccacggcctcctctgctgtTGCGTACACCACGTTTGTGGAGGTAGTTGTGACGTTATCCAAATCTCGAGCCTCGCTCACGATTgcacgaaagcgcgcaccTTACAGTCCACACGCAAATGAACGCAGCTGGATGGGATACCTATCGACGACCACGattaactgctgctgctggatgatCCGCGAAGCTCGGTGGCGAAAGTCAGCTCGTCCAAACTGGTGTAGCGATCTCGACCATCCCACAGTACATGCAACGGAGATCTCGGCTAGCA
The Anopheles arabiensis isolate DONGOLA chromosome X, AaraD3, whole genome shotgun sequence DNA segment above includes these coding regions:
- the LOC120905604 gene encoding uncharacterized protein LOC120905604 is translated as METDEVNSGDLFGDADQRRLSQGRVPVPVQAAHPSGLLKGVFPTQEQYSGRREGTAFAPPPSLPGPAPSFFTPAPSQAPAPSQAPAPSQAQRLEQHDDPMPKTLNLLQQQMAQQQKKKKNEFLQQRLISHGAATTKFRLDTDTGITFKNWYSRYVDLFQKDAARIDDAAKVRLLLRKLGAAEHDRYLSFILPSRPSDFSLEQTVEKLSTLYDYQESLLSKRFRCLQLVKKRNEDHLSYACRINKAAVEFELGKLNEEDFKCLLFVCGMKDETDADIRTRLLAKIEDHSMTLQQLAAECSRLGNLKKDSAMIETPGNDRVLAVNLKTPYPQKKFPNASKANPSKPCWLCGDFVLGDDV